From Humisphaera borealis, the proteins below share one genomic window:
- a CDS encoding UTP--glucose-1-phosphate uridylyltransferase: MSIATLRQKLASIGQDQVLRFYDSLSPEQQNRLVAQLGAQDLGLLASLAETYVRQKPPIDLPKDIQPVKPYPRTPAAGQEKLYADARARGDELLKAGKVGAFLVAGGQGTRLGYDGPKGEYPVTPIKQKPLFQVFAEQLHTHSRIATKVIPWYIMTSEVNDAPTRAYFEKHNYFGYPKADVFFFQQGMMPAYSMDGSLLLGEKDSLALSPDGHGGSLRALDRSGALADMKKRGVEHLSYFQVDNPLVHTMDPLFLGLHDLTGSEMSSKIVPKAGPLEKVGNFCIGDGKVQVIEYSDLPEHLAKQTVGGALAFNAGSIAIHALRVSFIARLNAGGRLELPWHRAEKKVPYVDASGTLIKPEKPNAVKLEQFVFDAIPLAENPLVFTTSRAEEFSPVKNAQGDDSPATCKRDQIRRNAEWLELAGIDVPRANGEPAMTIEISPLYATSAEQLKSRKPVVVLKPGVDVYIE, from the coding sequence ATGAGCATCGCGACGCTGCGGCAGAAACTCGCTTCGATCGGGCAGGATCAGGTCCTGCGGTTCTACGATTCACTCTCACCAGAGCAGCAGAATCGGCTCGTTGCGCAGCTCGGCGCACAGGATCTGGGCCTGCTGGCATCGCTCGCCGAGACCTACGTCCGGCAGAAGCCGCCGATCGATCTGCCGAAGGACATCCAGCCTGTCAAGCCTTATCCGCGCACGCCGGCGGCGGGGCAGGAGAAGCTGTACGCCGACGCCCGCGCACGAGGCGACGAACTGCTCAAAGCCGGCAAGGTCGGTGCGTTTCTCGTCGCCGGCGGGCAGGGGACGCGGCTGGGCTACGACGGCCCGAAGGGAGAGTACCCCGTCACGCCGATCAAGCAGAAGCCGCTGTTCCAGGTCTTCGCCGAACAGTTGCACACGCACAGCCGGATCGCGACGAAGGTCATCCCCTGGTACATCATGACCAGCGAGGTGAACGATGCCCCGACGCGGGCCTACTTCGAAAAGCACAACTACTTCGGCTACCCCAAGGCGGACGTCTTCTTCTTTCAGCAGGGCATGATGCCGGCCTACTCGATGGACGGCTCGCTGCTGCTGGGCGAGAAAGACTCGCTCGCCCTCTCGCCCGACGGGCATGGCGGCTCGCTCCGCGCGCTCGACCGCAGTGGCGCGCTGGCCGACATGAAGAAGCGGGGCGTCGAGCATCTGTCTTACTTTCAGGTGGACAACCCGCTCGTTCACACGATGGACCCGCTGTTCCTCGGCCTGCACGATCTCACCGGCAGCGAGATGAGCAGCAAGATCGTCCCCAAGGCCGGGCCGCTGGAGAAGGTCGGCAACTTCTGCATCGGCGACGGCAAGGTGCAGGTCATCGAATACAGCGACCTGCCGGAACACCTCGCGAAACAGACCGTCGGCGGCGCGCTGGCATTCAACGCCGGCTCGATCGCGATCCACGCGCTGCGCGTCAGCTTCATCGCGCGACTGAACGCCGGCGGCAGGCTGGAATTGCCCTGGCACCGCGCCGAAAAGAAGGTGCCCTACGTCGACGCCAGCGGCACGCTGATCAAGCCCGAGAAGCCCAACGCAGTGAAGCTCGAGCAGTTCGTATTCGACGCAATCCCGCTCGCCGAGAACCCGCTGGTCTTCACGACAAGCCGCGCCGAAGAGTTCAGCCCGGTCAAGAACGCGCAAGGCGACGACAGCCCCGCGACATGCAAACGCGATCAGATCCGCCGCAACGCCGAGTGGCTGGAACTCGCCGGCATCGACGTACCCCGTGCCAACGGCGAACCTGCGATGACGATCGAAATCTCGCCGCTGTACGCAACTAGCGCCGAGCAGCTCAAGTCCCGGAAGCCGGTTGTCGTGCTGAAGCCGGGCGTGGATGTCTATATCGAATAG
- a CDS encoding cytochrome c, whose amino-acid sequence MRRLLSKRWFTGLGVLAAAALSVAGPLFKPADVAAQSTPNTADKLPDAPPLKADEKDAAGVAVTFRPIGADSKPLATDTRVSRMLALFVADGAPPTPFLRAGRFSAVFEGDVNMRLRDTYTFSAEGRGKVTVSIGEKVVLTAEGDDFKKAAGEPVRLSKGKNKITVKYESPAAGDSALRLLWTVKDEYYAHPVPPTQLTHNAGGEAVAKGMRIREGRQLFAELHCFNCHSAGAMDAKAPIMPELKRVAPDLSDVGGRLSKDWMTAWINNPHALRPNPHMPRVFAPKGEDKGSIDPRAADVAAYLATLGGGEAKADDGPAPDDTKVSRGGQLFTSLNCIACHEPPAGLPENAAPAEVAEGETPPPARVPLKYVKAKFKAGALVKFLQNPAAHYASIPMPNFRFSEADASAVAAFLLSQAAGTMTADLPAGDAAKGKALIVTAGCVNCHAVDQEKPATFASLDAIPKDGWSRGCLSADDAGRKGAPHFKLTDEHRQAIVAFAATDRSSLSKESPAEYAMRQVKSLNCNACHARDGKESLMATTYDAAHKEMEGTYPPPKGESAEAFAPDQRAPLMTWFGEKLRPEWASAFIAGKVTYKPRPYLHAKMPGFNVDADALARGMAAEHGIGATTPEYPKPDAALAAIGSKLVGKTPNESFSCVQCHAVNKQPALNPFEAPAVNFSHARERLLKDYYHRWVHNPLRLDPNTKMPAFEREDGKTTITNVYEGDARKQFEAIWQYLLEGDEIKPPAE is encoded by the coding sequence GCGGCGGCACTGTCCGTTGCAGGTCCGCTGTTTAAGCCCGCGGATGTTGCCGCCCAGTCGACGCCTAACACCGCCGACAAGCTCCCCGACGCCCCGCCCTTGAAGGCAGACGAAAAGGACGCCGCCGGCGTCGCCGTCACCTTCAGGCCGATCGGCGCTGACAGCAAGCCACTGGCGACCGACACGCGTGTGTCGCGGATGCTTGCGCTGTTTGTCGCGGATGGCGCGCCGCCGACGCCGTTCCTTCGCGCCGGGCGGTTCTCGGCCGTGTTCGAAGGTGATGTCAACATGCGGCTGCGTGACACCTACACCTTTTCCGCCGAGGGCCGCGGCAAGGTGACGGTCAGCATTGGCGAGAAGGTCGTGCTGACGGCCGAGGGAGACGACTTCAAGAAAGCCGCTGGCGAACCGGTCCGGCTGAGCAAGGGGAAGAACAAGATCACCGTGAAGTACGAAAGCCCCGCCGCTGGGGATTCGGCGTTGCGTCTGCTTTGGACGGTGAAGGACGAGTACTACGCCCACCCCGTGCCGCCGACACAGCTCACGCACAACGCCGGCGGCGAAGCGGTCGCGAAGGGGATGCGTATTCGCGAAGGCCGGCAGCTCTTCGCCGAGCTGCATTGCTTCAACTGTCATTCTGCCGGGGCGATGGATGCCAAAGCGCCAATCATGCCGGAACTAAAGCGGGTTGCGCCCGATCTCTCCGACGTCGGCGGACGGCTAAGCAAAGACTGGATGACAGCCTGGATCAACAATCCGCATGCCCTTCGCCCGAACCCGCACATGCCGCGTGTGTTTGCGCCCAAGGGTGAGGACAAGGGCTCGATCGATCCTCGCGCCGCCGATGTGGCGGCGTATCTCGCCACGCTCGGCGGCGGCGAGGCCAAGGCCGACGACGGCCCCGCCCCCGACGACACGAAGGTCTCCCGCGGCGGGCAGCTCTTCACGTCGCTCAACTGCATCGCCTGCCACGAGCCCCCCGCCGGCCTGCCGGAGAACGCCGCACCAGCGGAAGTCGCCGAAGGGGAAACGCCGCCACCGGCGCGCGTTCCGCTGAAGTACGTCAAGGCCAAGTTCAAGGCCGGCGCGCTGGTGAAGTTCCTGCAGAACCCGGCGGCGCACTACGCGTCGATCCCGATGCCTAACTTCCGGTTCAGTGAAGCCGACGCGTCGGCGGTTGCGGCGTTCCTGCTGTCTCAGGCGGCCGGCACCATGACCGCCGACCTCCCCGCGGGCGACGCGGCCAAGGGCAAGGCGCTGATCGTTACCGCCGGCTGCGTGAACTGTCATGCCGTCGACCAGGAAAAGCCGGCGACGTTCGCCAGTCTCGACGCCATCCCGAAAGACGGCTGGAGTCGCGGCTGTCTGTCGGCCGATGACGCCGGCCGCAAGGGCGCCCCGCACTTCAAGCTGACCGATGAACACCGCCAGGCGATCGTCGCATTCGCGGCCACCGACCGGTCGTCGCTGTCGAAGGAGTCGCCGGCGGAGTACGCCATGCGGCAGGTGAAGTCGCTCAACTGCAACGCCTGCCACGCCCGCGACGGGAAAGAGTCATTGATGGCGACGACCTACGACGCCGCCCACAAGGAGATGGAAGGCACCTATCCGCCGCCCAAGGGGGAAAGTGCCGAGGCGTTCGCCCCCGACCAGCGGGCACCGCTGATGACCTGGTTCGGCGAGAAGCTGCGGCCGGAATGGGCGTCAGCGTTTATCGCCGGCAAGGTGACGTACAAACCACGGCCGTATCTGCACGCGAAGATGCCGGGATTCAACGTGGACGCCGACGCGCTCGCTCGCGGCATGGCCGCCGAGCATGGCATCGGCGCAACGACGCCCGAGTACCCCAAGCCCGATGCCGCCCTTGCGGCGATCGGCAGCAAGCTGGTCGGCAAGACGCCGAACGAAAGCTTCAGTTGCGTACAGTGCCACGCCGTCAACAAGCAGCCGGCGCTGAACCCGTTCGAGGCCCCGGCGGTCAACTTCTCTCACGCCCGCGAGCGGCTGCTGAAGGACTACTACCACCGCTGGGTGCACAATCCGCTGCGCCTCGACCCCAACACCAAGATGCCCGCGTTCGAACGCGAGGACGGCAAGACGACGATCACCAACGTCTACGAAGGCGACGCGCGAAAGCAGTTCGAAGCGATCTGGCAGTATCTGCTCGAAGGGGACGAGATCAAACCACCGGCTGAGTGA